From Novipirellula artificiosorum, the proteins below share one genomic window:
- a CDS encoding NAD(+)--dinitrogen-reductase ADP-D-ribosyltransferase, whose product MPVSTPQHSVVNLCNLPPWVIASEEYNEHPVPLSLSGVREANAVFFKKIADVEQPHDRGRILDEFMNVKFRLHEWKQHSGSTRRGLRNSYIRFFNGWGVDSNSIEGAVLKDWVRSRFGLQPTYHRGRLLGTSDDDDYRFAVDRMKGMACTNSIHSQFDLLYEFCQYELRLRYRDAEHLKLYRGTYDAGEYDVIRQEGDRRSCVRLNNLSSFTTDRECAWEFGSRVWEVEAPISKIIFFSDLLPNSILRGEHEYLVIGGEFRVREMIY is encoded by the coding sequence ATGCCAGTTTCGACGCCGCAGCATTCCGTCGTCAACCTCTGCAACCTACCGCCATGGGTGATTGCGTCGGAAGAATACAACGAGCATCCGGTGCCCTTGAGTTTGTCGGGAGTGCGTGAAGCGAACGCGGTTTTTTTTAAGAAGATTGCGGATGTCGAGCAGCCACACGATCGTGGCCGAATCTTAGACGAGTTCATGAACGTTAAGTTTCGACTTCATGAGTGGAAACAGCACTCGGGAAGCACACGTCGCGGACTGCGAAATAGCTACATTCGCTTTTTCAATGGCTGGGGAGTTGACTCCAATTCCATTGAAGGGGCCGTCTTGAAAGATTGGGTCCGCAGTCGATTTGGACTTCAGCCCACCTATCATCGAGGCCGATTGCTTGGAACCAGCGACGACGACGATTACCGATTCGCGGTCGACCGAATGAAAGGTATGGCGTGTACCAATTCGATCCATTCCCAGTTCGATTTGTTGTACGAGTTCTGCCAATATGAACTGCGCCTTCGTTATCGCGATGCGGAGCATTTGAAACTGTACCGCGGTACCTACGACGCGGGCGAATATGACGTCATTCGCCAAGAGGGTGACCGCCGCAGTTGTGTGCGACTCAATAATCTCAGTTCGTTTACCACGGATCGCGAGTGCGCCTGGGAATTCGGCTCGCGAGTTTGGGAAGTTGAAGCACCGATTTCGAAAATAATATTTTTTAGCGATCTCTTGCCGAACAGTATTTTACGAGGCGAGCACGAATACCTTGTGATCGGCGGCGAATTCCGTGTTCGCGAAATGATCTACTGA
- a CDS encoding glycoside hydrolase family 2 TIM barrel-domain containing protein, with protein MSIKNRTRLLFCSCLSAAFFFLASPTSLHAQGFGQATRLSDWRFQLGDVPYGGREHLDHSAWREVTVPHDWSVEHAARPDLASCTGYLPGGIAWYRTDLDLSDRTQIENQGKRFYLYFGGVYNNSEVFINGKWLSKRPNGYVSYMVDLTPYVKPDGKNVVAVRVDHSQSADSRWYTGSGIYRDVFLVTANPVHIGLWGIYYTASVTGDLETGQTATIDVETKIENHTGASVTVQVAHELRDPSGQTVATSSQTIEVEAGDDSQQQLTVKNPQLWEIASPDLYQLHTSVLSDGTKIDESTTSVGIRSLTFDPDKGFALNGKWTKIKGVCLHHDAGVLGAAVPKQVWRDRLLRLKEIGCNGIRTSHNPQATDLYDLCDELGMLVMDEAFDEWEYPKKKWIEGWNVGTPGFQGSADYFRTWGKQDLESMVRRDRNHPSVIMWSIGNEVDYPNDPYSHPVLSEEGIGQPHIAGYQESQPHADRLGEIAKELAAVVRSLDTSRPVTAALAGAVMSNETAYPDALDVVGYNYTEDRYVMDHQKYPQRVLYGSETSSRLDAWKVVEDNPFVFGQFIWTGIDYLGEAHRWPSRGFTTGLIDLSNQIKPNGHFRKSVWCDEPMAFLVTQRLRESRSERRRGSGPLSPHWNCQNDQSVRVICYTNGDAAELFLNGQSLGDRQPLDPKTRTIEWTVPYQPGRLEVVVDRNGESIAKHHLQTSGLPYAVRVDHVSGTLKGRHDVALAYLKIVDSEGNFVYLSDNEITCTVRGSGKLIGLENGSNNVTEDYTDHQHRCKNGRLLAYIQATEDTGEIRVEFHSPLLESETLDLTIAE; from the coding sequence ATGTCCATCAAAAATCGAACCCGCCTCCTGTTTTGCAGCTGCCTGAGTGCTGCCTTTTTCTTTCTCGCGAGCCCAACCTCACTGCATGCTCAAGGGTTCGGCCAGGCAACGCGGCTCAGCGATTGGCGTTTTCAGCTGGGCGACGTCCCCTATGGCGGCCGCGAACACCTCGATCATTCTGCTTGGCGAGAGGTCACCGTGCCTCACGACTGGAGCGTTGAACATGCGGCCAGGCCCGACTTGGCCAGCTGCACGGGGTACCTTCCCGGCGGTATCGCATGGTACCGCACCGACTTGGATCTTTCCGATCGAACGCAGATCGAGAACCAAGGCAAACGGTTCTACCTTTACTTTGGAGGCGTCTACAACAACAGCGAAGTCTTCATCAATGGAAAGTGGCTGAGCAAACGGCCCAATGGATATGTTTCTTACATGGTTGATCTGACCCCCTACGTGAAACCCGACGGAAAGAACGTGGTGGCCGTTCGCGTTGATCATAGCCAAAGTGCCGACTCGCGATGGTACACCGGGTCCGGCATCTATCGTGACGTATTTCTGGTCACCGCGAACCCGGTTCATATCGGCTTATGGGGCATTTATTACACCGCTTCGGTGACGGGCGATTTGGAAACCGGCCAAACGGCAACAATCGACGTGGAAACCAAGATTGAAAATCACACGGGGGCGTCGGTCACGGTCCAAGTTGCTCACGAGCTTCGCGATCCGTCCGGACAAACCGTCGCCACATCAAGCCAAACGATCGAGGTGGAGGCCGGCGACGATTCTCAGCAGCAGTTGACGGTCAAGAACCCGCAACTCTGGGAGATCGCCTCGCCCGATCTGTATCAGTTGCATACCAGCGTCCTGAGCGACGGCACGAAGATCGATGAAAGCACCACCTCGGTTGGCATTCGCAGCTTGACCTTCGATCCCGACAAAGGTTTCGCACTGAACGGGAAATGGACCAAGATCAAGGGCGTCTGTTTACATCATGATGCTGGCGTGCTTGGAGCCGCGGTTCCCAAACAAGTTTGGCGCGATCGGCTGCTGCGACTCAAAGAGATTGGCTGTAATGGGATTCGGACCAGCCACAATCCCCAGGCAACGGACCTGTACGATCTGTGCGACGAACTGGGGATGCTGGTGATGGACGAGGCTTTCGATGAATGGGAGTACCCAAAGAAGAAGTGGATCGAAGGATGGAACGTCGGTACCCCCGGTTTCCAAGGATCGGCGGACTATTTTCGAACCTGGGGTAAGCAGGACCTCGAGTCGATGGTCCGGCGTGATCGCAACCATCCCTCGGTGATCATGTGGAGCATTGGTAACGAAGTCGATTACCCGAACGATCCCTATAGCCACCCCGTTTTGAGTGAGGAAGGCATCGGCCAGCCGCATATCGCCGGCTATCAGGAAAGTCAACCGCATGCCGATCGGCTTGGCGAGATTGCCAAAGAACTCGCCGCGGTCGTGCGCAGCTTGGATACATCGCGTCCCGTGACCGCAGCACTCGCCGGAGCGGTCATGTCCAACGAAACCGCATACCCCGATGCACTTGACGTGGTTGGCTACAACTACACCGAAGACCGTTACGTCATGGATCACCAAAAGTACCCGCAGCGTGTGCTGTACGGCAGCGAGACCTCAAGCCGGCTCGATGCGTGGAAAGTGGTTGAGGATAACCCTTTCGTTTTTGGCCAGTTCATCTGGACCGGCATCGACTACCTTGGCGAAGCCCATCGTTGGCCGTCGCGTGGGTTCACCACGGGATTGATTGATCTCAGCAACCAAATCAAACCCAACGGTCACTTCCGCAAATCGGTCTGGTGCGACGAACCGATGGCGTTCTTGGTCACACAGCGGCTGCGAGAATCGCGGTCAGAGCGGCGACGTGGTTCCGGTCCGCTTTCACCACACTGGAACTGCCAAAACGACCAAAGCGTTCGTGTGATTTGCTATACCAATGGTGACGCCGCGGAGTTGTTTCTCAATGGCCAGTCGCTTGGGGACCGACAACCGCTTGACCCAAAAACTCGCACCATCGAGTGGACGGTCCCCTATCAGCCGGGGCGTTTAGAAGTGGTTGTCGATCGTAACGGTGAATCAATTGCGAAGCATCATTTGCAGACATCCGGTTTGCCGTATGCCGTCCGAGTCGACCATGTCTCGGGTACGCTTAAGGGTCGCCACGACGTTGCTCTGGCCTACTTAAAAATCGTCGATTCAGAGGGCAATTTCGTCTATCTGTCGGACAACGAGATCACTTGCACGGTGCGAGGCAGTGGCAAGCTGATCGGTTTGGAGAACGGATCCAATAACGTGACGGAGGACTATACGGACCACCAACACCGCTGTAAGAACGGCCGTTTATTAGCCTACATCCAAGCAACCGAAGACACCGGCGAGATCCGCGTCGAATTCCATTCACCGCTGCTTGAATCCGAAACGCTCGATTTGACGATCGCAGAGTAA
- a CDS encoding glycosyltransferase family 39 protein codes for MPSDRDVGMRGSRRCVLIAIAIGCFSLMLRLAPTAESYWVDELHTAWTVSDSFMLVAERASDGHQQPLYFQLLWVWSRVFGTSEVMMRLTSVIAVSLGCVFLFLGMQRAYKVVWPGVFAGLLLAVESNSIFFGTELRPYAAVICLAAIACLLTARLWGQPPSLGRRGRDWVALWLSIGVAAAFQITSLGVLVWLPLLVMVRWSLVDWRATLKLQRSDAMLVVVGGLLAASLFTSGIQQTWQNRQLWSRFATAVSVSEIFSLWPWNATLIAPLTLLGFSSLTRCCGPRKQIEPGSDASLVWAFALVVVISTVLFWCVSYWHVAAIWHRRYLVACLPLIAWVFGAGTTQGVRGLLVLFGPRLRDSALLLVAVGLLTMVMSGQGTLAKAWRGQWLVYRGENWRDAIRFVNEAVASDGMIWLDPGLIETASLDSPRRLEQGEYLRFVVDGPYAVRRDLGVVLSNHRKWVEVTKEGGFPNLLLTRHPVSALARHVDEQVQLRNYGNVAVAHSPDVPTGAEK; via the coding sequence ATGCCAAGTGATCGCGACGTTGGCATGAGAGGTTCGCGGCGCTGTGTGCTGATCGCCATCGCAATCGGTTGCTTTAGTCTGATGCTCCGTCTTGCTCCGACCGCGGAAAGCTACTGGGTTGATGAGTTGCACACCGCCTGGACAGTCAGTGACTCGTTCATGCTGGTCGCAGAGCGGGCCAGCGATGGGCATCAGCAACCGCTTTACTTTCAACTGCTTTGGGTTTGGAGTCGGGTTTTCGGGACCAGCGAAGTGATGATGCGGTTGACGAGTGTCATTGCGGTTTCGCTCGGCTGCGTCTTTTTGTTTCTTGGCATGCAGCGAGCTTACAAGGTGGTCTGGCCGGGGGTTTTTGCAGGACTGCTTTTGGCGGTGGAATCCAACTCGATCTTCTTTGGTACCGAGTTGAGGCCGTATGCGGCAGTCATTTGCCTTGCGGCCATCGCATGTTTGTTGACGGCAAGGCTATGGGGACAGCCACCGTCCCTTGGCCGGCGCGGCAGGGATTGGGTGGCTTTGTGGTTGTCCATCGGCGTGGCCGCAGCGTTTCAAATCACATCGCTTGGCGTGCTCGTCTGGTTGCCTTTACTGGTCATGGTTCGTTGGTCACTGGTCGATTGGCGAGCAACGTTGAAGCTGCAACGAAGTGACGCGATGTTGGTCGTGGTGGGGGGGCTGCTCGCCGCATCGCTCTTTACGAGCGGGATTCAGCAAACATGGCAGAACCGACAACTATGGAGCCGTTTTGCGACCGCAGTGTCGGTTTCGGAGATCTTCTCCCTTTGGCCCTGGAACGCCACGTTGATTGCTCCGTTGACATTGCTTGGTTTCTCTAGCTTGACTCGGTGTTGTGGTCCGCGAAAGCAAATAGAGCCTGGCTCCGATGCTTCGTTGGTCTGGGCGTTCGCCTTGGTTGTGGTGATCAGCACCGTGCTGTTTTGGTGTGTCTCCTATTGGCATGTCGCTGCGATTTGGCATCGCCGATACCTTGTCGCATGTTTGCCGTTGATCGCTTGGGTGTTTGGTGCAGGGACAACGCAGGGAGTGCGTGGTTTGTTGGTTTTGTTCGGTCCCCGGCTTCGTGATTCGGCATTGCTACTTGTGGCGGTCGGTTTGTTGACGATGGTGATGTCAGGCCAAGGGACGTTGGCAAAGGCATGGCGGGGTCAATGGCTTGTGTACCGCGGTGAGAATTGGCGAGACGCGATTCGCTTTGTCAACGAAGCGGTGGCCAGTGACGGAATGATTTGGCTTGACCCTGGATTGATTGAGACGGCATCCCTCGATTCTCCGCGGCGTCTTGAACAAGGCGAGTATTTGCGTTTCGTGGTCGACGGGCCCTATGCCGTTCGTCGCGATCTGGGAGTCGTCCTCAGCAATCACCGCAAATGGGTTGAAGTCACAAAGGAAGGTGGCTTTCCCAACTTGCTGCTTACCCGTCATCCGGTGTCGGCCTTGGCACGTCACGTGGATGAACAGGTTCAGCTGCGAAACTACGGCAACGTGGCCGTTGCTCACTCGCCCGATGTACCAACAGGAGCCGAAAAATAG
- a CDS encoding methyltransferase family protein, giving the protein MRQTALVIAQFFLSAAIVLSANWHPPDGLPVALSLPGVGIAVWAWVTIGLRNIRIHPSPTDRTQLATSGPYHFIRHPMYAGVLWMTGALLWSNPQWWRALAWGVLWLVLFGKATMEEQAMAEQFPDYENLQKRTGMLWPRLGSRK; this is encoded by the coding sequence ATGCGACAAACTGCCCTAGTGATTGCTCAGTTTTTCCTTTCGGCTGCAATCGTCCTATCCGCGAACTGGCATCCACCGGACGGGTTGCCCGTCGCACTTTCGCTGCCAGGCGTTGGCATTGCCGTCTGGGCTTGGGTAACCATCGGGCTGCGAAATATCCGCATTCACCCATCGCCTACTGATCGAACCCAGCTTGCCACGTCCGGCCCCTATCATTTCATTCGGCACCCGATGTATGCGGGTGTCTTGTGGATGACCGGCGCCCTGCTGTGGAGCAATCCGCAATGGTGGCGTGCCCTCGCTTGGGGCGTCTTATGGTTGGTGCTTTTTGGAAAAGCAACGATGGAAGAGCAAGCGATGGCTGAACAGTTCCCAGATTATGAAAATCTGCAAAAGCGAACGGGCATGCTGTGGCCACGGTTGGGTTCTCGAAAATGA
- a CDS encoding c-type cytochrome, which yields MVRAEQGGAAARGYRLLTETPVLPSDFDQHVFDEVWQAWPEPLCREAENATTQQRRKMAFDRYGLTPRPDDDSGKPLQYVVDAEGRWTMNCFACHGGSVYGDPTPGAPNNRFGLQTLSEEIRRTKFRLGEPLTRMDIGSLVVPLGTTHGTTNAVVFGMGLMQFRDEALNVIDRLPEKFTHHDMDAPPWWYFHKRPYLYIDGFAEKGHRGLMQFMLVPENGPEYFREHEDEFRDVFAYMASLRPPKYQGRVDEKLSLRGKHLFDQSCAECHGTYGDQGEYPNRRIPLSEIGTDPVRLTALPSEGRAKYAASWFAQRGPLQRQATVVDPDGYVAPPLDGVWASAPYFHNGSVPTLWHVLHPAQRPQVWRPISQQMDQAHVGLEIEVVEKVPLTEPDVAIRRTYFDTRRFGKSSAGHDYPDQLTEQEKWAVLEYLKTL from the coding sequence ATGGTCAGGGCAGAGCAGGGCGGTGCCGCCGCGCGAGGCTACCGACTGCTTACCGAAACGCCCGTCTTACCGAGCGATTTTGATCAGCACGTCTTCGATGAAGTTTGGCAGGCGTGGCCTGAACCGCTATGTCGAGAAGCGGAAAATGCAACGACGCAACAGCGCCGAAAAATGGCTTTTGATCGTTACGGGCTAACCCCTCGACCGGACGACGATTCGGGGAAGCCGCTTCAGTACGTTGTCGATGCCGAGGGTCGCTGGACGATGAACTGTTTTGCCTGTCACGGCGGAAGTGTCTACGGTGACCCGACGCCGGGGGCTCCGAATAACCGGTTTGGCTTGCAAACGCTCAGTGAGGAAATCCGGCGAACCAAATTCCGCCTCGGTGAACCACTGACTCGCATGGATATCGGCTCGCTCGTGGTGCCGTTGGGGACCACGCATGGCACCACCAACGCGGTCGTTTTCGGAATGGGGCTGATGCAATTTCGCGACGAAGCGTTAAACGTGATCGACCGGTTGCCGGAGAAATTCACGCACCATGACATGGACGCACCTCCATGGTGGTATTTTCATAAACGACCGTATCTCTACATCGACGGATTTGCAGAAAAAGGGCATCGCGGATTGATGCAGTTCATGCTCGTGCCCGAAAACGGTCCTGAGTACTTCCGTGAACACGAGGATGAGTTCCGAGATGTCTTTGCTTACATGGCGTCCCTGCGACCGCCGAAGTATCAGGGGCGTGTCGACGAGAAATTGTCTCTCCGTGGAAAGCATTTGTTTGATCAAAGCTGTGCGGAATGCCATGGGACGTATGGGGATCAGGGTGAGTATCCAAATCGTCGAATACCGCTTTCCGAGATCGGGACCGATCCCGTCCGCTTGACTGCGCTGCCGAGCGAAGGGCGAGCGAAGTATGCTGCAAGTTGGTTTGCCCAGAGAGGTCCGTTGCAGCGCCAGGCGACGGTTGTCGATCCGGACGGTTACGTCGCACCACCGCTCGATGGTGTCTGGGCGAGCGCGCCGTACTTTCACAACGGTAGTGTTCCGACGCTTTGGCACGTTTTGCATCCGGCCCAGCGCCCCCAAGTCTGGCGACCGATTTCGCAGCAGATGGATCAAGCCCATGTCGGACTGGAAATTGAAGTCGTTGAAAAAGTGCCACTGACCGAACCGGACGTTGCGATTCGCCGCACTTATTTTGATACCCGACGTTTCGGGAAAAGTAGTGCCGGTCACGACTACCCCGATCAGCTGACCGAACAGGAAAAGTGGGCAGTGCTGGAGTATCTGAAGACGCTTTGA
- a CDS encoding MFS transporter, with protein sequence MQSNLFKQGFMSLVASQFFGAMNDNVLKGVLTFMVIDGAWAGQLGAGGQGIVGICFTIPFIVLSGYAGQIADRYSKRSVTLWVKIAEIPIAILAGIGFFTGNLWLTLFALIALTCQSSFFGPAKYGMIPELVEGSDLSRANGTINMMTNVAVIVGTLLAGAVADGYSPQNGSPGMLWMPIVALTAIAIAGLIAARFLTPLHPGDRDLKFDFNPFTTYVMAIREMAKTRLLMVMMAWGYFYLLAGIALFIVPEYTVVLGINRSEASVLMGVLGVAIGIGCAVAGLISGHHIEPRLIPIGAAGLVVFFALLGLVPPSLPDMAPMVRVAFSNVSFFILGAGFFAGFYIIPLQALLQKLSPDDERGRFLGTANAVSFAFLTLAALFYWAIRPVFGNAPQNIFWVSSVLMAAGAAFFLWKLRGTGLVIGSKADTDTPKPTSLEADETGNPYQPPIQNE encoded by the coding sequence GTGCAAAGTAACCTTTTCAAGCAAGGCTTTATGAGCCTCGTGGCGTCGCAGTTTTTCGGTGCCATGAACGACAATGTGCTCAAGGGCGTTTTGACATTCATGGTGATTGACGGCGCCTGGGCAGGCCAACTCGGCGCCGGAGGGCAAGGGATCGTTGGGATCTGTTTCACGATTCCGTTTATCGTGCTTTCGGGTTACGCCGGCCAGATTGCCGACCGCTACTCCAAACGGTCCGTGACCCTGTGGGTGAAGATCGCCGAAATTCCGATTGCGATTCTGGCGGGAATTGGTTTCTTTACGGGAAACCTCTGGCTGACCCTTTTCGCGCTCATTGCACTGACTTGCCAGAGCTCCTTTTTTGGGCCCGCAAAATACGGCATGATTCCAGAACTCGTGGAAGGTTCGGACTTGAGCCGCGCGAACGGTACGATCAATATGATGACGAACGTCGCAGTGATCGTCGGCACGCTGTTAGCCGGTGCGGTCGCGGATGGATATAGCCCGCAGAACGGTTCACCAGGCATGCTTTGGATGCCAATCGTCGCGCTCACGGCGATCGCCATTGCAGGGCTGATTGCCGCTCGGTTCTTGACGCCGCTGCATCCAGGGGATCGCGACCTCAAATTTGATTTCAACCCCTTTACGACCTACGTCATGGCGATTCGCGAGATGGCGAAGACCCGACTCTTGATGGTGATGATGGCCTGGGGGTACTTCTACCTGCTCGCCGGAATCGCACTGTTCATCGTGCCCGAATACACGGTGGTGCTGGGGATCAACCGAAGTGAAGCAAGCGTTTTGATGGGGGTGCTTGGAGTTGCGATCGGCATCGGATGCGCCGTTGCAGGCCTGATTTCCGGGCACCATATCGAGCCACGACTGATTCCGATCGGAGCCGCGGGGTTGGTGGTCTTCTTTGCCTTGCTAGGCCTCGTCCCTCCGTCGCTTCCCGACATGGCACCGATGGTACGGGTTGCCTTCAGCAACGTTTCATTTTTCATTCTGGGTGCGGGGTTCTTCGCTGGCTTCTACATCATCCCGCTGCAAGCCTTGCTTCAAAAGCTGTCACCGGATGACGAGCGAGGACGTTTCTTGGGAACGGCGAATGCCGTTTCGTTTGCTTTCTTAACCTTGGCAGCCTTATTTTATTGGGCCATTCGGCCTGTCTTTGGTAACGCACCGCAAAACATCTTCTGGGTCAGTAGCGTGCTGATGGCAGCCGGTGCTGCCTTCTTCTTGTGGAAATTGCGTGGAACCGGCTTGGTGATCGGAAGCAAAGCGGATACCGACACGCCGAAGCCCACTAGCCTGGAAGCCGACGAAACGGGGAACCCTTACCAGCCACCGATTCAAAACGAATAG
- a CDS encoding GntG family PLP-dependent aldolase, with product MPEEIDLRSDTVTQPTPAMRKAIAEAVLGDAVIDVDPTVQRLEERTAELLGKQAAVYMPSGSMTNQIALRVHCDRGSEFICEQDCHLYFYEQGAFAALSGLVAKTIQGQDGLLKREHLCGRVNAENDHCVRTRLLCLENTHNRLGGRILPQAGIVDSCHWAKQSGLATHLDGARLWNASVATGISEAELAEPFDSVSVCFSKGLGAPVGSVLAGSNDFVREARRARKLYGGAMRQAGIIAAGAVYALEHHRERLVEDHKHAKQLGDAFTSLPGFSIRGGHIDTNIVAIEIAPERGTAEQVVGKLAERGIRCFAIGPQAIRLVTHLDVGAEKIDRACQVIATLA from the coding sequence ATGCCCGAAGAAATTGACTTACGTAGCGACACGGTCACTCAGCCCACACCTGCGATGCGAAAGGCGATTGCGGAAGCCGTTCTCGGTGATGCCGTGATCGATGTCGATCCGACGGTCCAGCGACTGGAAGAAAGGACTGCGGAATTGTTGGGGAAACAGGCCGCTGTCTACATGCCAAGCGGGTCGATGACCAACCAAATCGCTCTTCGTGTCCACTGTGATCGGGGTAGCGAGTTCATTTGCGAACAGGACTGCCATCTCTATTTCTATGAGCAGGGGGCATTCGCGGCACTTTCCGGACTGGTCGCAAAAACGATTCAAGGCCAGGATGGTTTGCTCAAGCGGGAGCACCTTTGTGGAAGAGTCAACGCCGAAAACGACCACTGCGTCCGTACCCGACTGCTCTGTCTGGAAAACACGCACAACCGGCTTGGGGGACGTATTCTGCCTCAAGCCGGCATCGTCGATTCCTGTCATTGGGCAAAACAAAGCGGTCTGGCAACCCATCTCGATGGCGCTCGGCTTTGGAATGCGTCAGTGGCAACGGGGATCAGTGAGGCTGAATTGGCGGAGCCATTCGATTCCGTGAGCGTTTGTTTCAGTAAGGGGTTAGGGGCGCCGGTCGGTTCGGTGCTTGCCGGTAGCAACGATTTTGTTCGTGAAGCTCGCCGCGCGAGAAAATTGTATGGTGGTGCGATGCGTCAAGCCGGTATCATCGCCGCTGGGGCTGTTTATGCTCTTGAACATCATCGCGAGCGATTGGTCGAAGATCACAAGCATGCGAAACAACTTGGCGATGCTTTCACGAGCTTGCCGGGTTTTTCGATCCGTGGTGGCCACATCGACACCAACATTGTCGCGATTGAAATCGCTCCAGAGCGAGGGACAGCCGAGCAGGTGGTTGGTAAGCTTGCGGAGCGTGGGATTCGTTGTTTCGCAATTGGCCCTCAGGCGATTCGGTTGGTGACGCATCTTGACGTCGGAGCCGAGAAAATCGATCGTGCATGCCAAGTGATCGCGACGTTGGCATGA
- a CDS encoding dodecin, giving the protein MPNRIYKKIEITGTSTISIEEAVESAIKQASQSIRGLAWFEVTETRGNIIDGKVDNWQVTVKIGFSLD; this is encoded by the coding sequence ATGCCCAATCGTATTTACAAGAAAATCGAAATCACCGGTACCTCCACCATCTCGATCGAAGAAGCTGTCGAAAGCGCGATCAAACAAGCTTCACAGAGCATCCGTGGGCTCGCTTGGTTTGAAGTGACCGAAACGCGTGGAAATATTATCGACGGCAAAGTTGATAACTGGCAAGTCACCGTAAAAATCGGTTTTTCACTCGATTGA
- the thiC gene encoding phosphomethylpyrimidine synthase ThiC, with protein sequence MSKTQLLAARAGEITPEMEFCAKREEIPVETIRDEVAAGRMVIPANKVHASGALEPMCIGIAAKCKINANIGNSAVTSNPGEELEKLHTAVHFGADTVMDLSTGKDIDEIRRRIIEKSTVPIGTVPIYQMLEELGGNIEDMTAQHFLDMVEHQAKQGVDYMTVHCGVKLEHLHLTVSRVTGIVSRGGSLIAKWMMTHNKQNPLYEAFDDLCDIMKEYDVTWSLGDGMRPGSIADASDAAQFAELDVLGELTKRGQENGTQVMVEGPGHIPMDQIQMNIEKQIEICNGAPFYVLGPLVTDIAPGYDHITSGIGAAMAGMYGAAMLCYVTPKEHLGLPNEEDVKQGCIAYKIAAHSADVARGRKGAQDRDDALSKARFEFDWNEQFRLSLDPETARRYHDETLPQDTFKSAHFCSMCGPKYCSMKITEDIRQMSKGKQLVELPAVE encoded by the coding sequence ATGAGCAAGACACAGTTATTGGCGGCACGCGCAGGCGAAATCACTCCCGAAATGGAGTTCTGTGCGAAGCGGGAAGAGATCCCCGTCGAGACGATTCGTGACGAAGTTGCTGCTGGCCGCATGGTCATCCCAGCGAACAAAGTCCACGCCTCGGGCGCGCTAGAGCCGATGTGTATCGGTATCGCTGCGAAATGCAAAATCAATGCAAACATCGGCAACAGTGCTGTGACCAGCAATCCCGGTGAAGAACTCGAGAAGCTTCACACTGCGGTCCACTTTGGTGCAGACACCGTGATGGATCTGTCGACGGGGAAAGACATCGACGAGATCCGCCGTCGAATCATTGAGAAGAGCACCGTTCCCATTGGAACCGTTCCGATCTATCAAATGCTCGAAGAGCTTGGCGGTAACATTGAAGACATGACCGCGCAGCACTTCTTGGATATGGTCGAGCACCAAGCCAAGCAGGGCGTGGATTACATGACTGTCCACTGTGGGGTTAAGCTTGAACATTTGCATCTAACGGTCAGTCGCGTCACCGGAATCGTGAGCCGGGGTGGTTCGCTGATTGCGAAATGGATGATGACGCACAACAAGCAGAACCCGCTTTACGAAGCGTTCGACGATTTGTGTGACATCATGAAGGAGTACGACGTCACCTGGTCGCTGGGCGACGGGATGCGTCCAGGATCGATTGCAGATGCCTCGGACGCTGCTCAGTTTGCGGAACTTGACGTGCTCGGTGAACTCACCAAACGCGGACAAGAAAACGGTACGCAAGTCATGGTCGAGGGTCCCGGGCATATCCCGATGGACCAGATCCAAATGAACATTGAAAAGCAAATCGAGATTTGCAATGGTGCGCCATTCTATGTCCTCGGCCCTCTGGTGACAGACATTGCACCTGGGTACGACCACATCACCAGTGGTATCGGAGCCGCAATGGCGGGGATGTATGGTGCCGCGATGCTGTGTTACGTCACGCCGAAGGAGCACCTTGGGTTGCCCAACGAAGAAGACGTCAAGCAGGGATGTATCGCCTACAAGATTGCCGCCCATTCCGCCGACGTCGCACGGGGTCGCAAAGGTGCCCAGGATCGAGATGACGCATTGTCCAAAGCACGCTTTGAGTTTGATTGGAACGAACAGTTTCGTCTCTCGCTTGATCCCGAAACGGCACGTCGCTATCACGATGAAACCTTGCCGCAAGATACGTTCAAGAGTGCCCATTTCTGTAGCATGTGCGGGCCGAAATACTGTTCCATGAAGATCACCGAGGATATTCGCCAGATGAGTAAGGGGAAGCAACTCGTCGAGCTGCCTGCTGTGGAGTAA